A region from the Lutra lutra chromosome 1, mLutLut1.2, whole genome shotgun sequence genome encodes:
- the LOC125101140 gene encoding LOW QUALITY PROTEIN: 5-hydroxytryptamine receptor 3C-like (The sequence of the model RefSeq protein was modified relative to this genomic sequence to represent the inferred CDS: inserted 3 bases in 2 codons; substituted 1 base at 1 genomic stop codon), producing the protein MNFHHLPTSPGHTCDPGRRSLHASPMSPVFSLCRNTCQSPSPGTLLTRSLLSAGRGDTFTINCSGFDRYGVDPAAFQAVFDRKAFRPVVNYSIPTHVNISFTMSAIVEVDAQLQLMTSFLWLNVIWYNPFIRWNPEECGGIRKISIAAEYLWLPDIFIEEFMDVDQTATGLMAXMSTVKVSSNMTSRXRWSASVTWTSSISPLMNRTARSPSAHSSIQVSRAWRRKCRRFRTHHRTSFGARXEWVLLGIHQRMMKMTVGTNQYDQIIFYVAIRRRPRLYVINLLVPSGFLVVIDALSFYLPAESENRAPFKMTLLLGYNVFLLMMNDLLPATGTPLISMAPPSIRRLKARWGGVYFALCLSLMVVSLLETIFITYLLHLATTQPPPMPRWLHSLLLYWASPRKCCPTVPQKGNKGLGPTPTHLPGVKEPVELVVGKVAGPREAELTGSPESRAQEEQEAQRQPLVDLWVQFSHMMDTLLFRLYLLFMATSVVTVIILWNT; encoded by the exons ATGAACTTCCACCATTTGCCTACCAGCCCAGGCCACACTTGTGACCCAGGTAGGAGGAGCTTACATGCTTCTCCCATGtcccctgttttctctttgtgcAGAAACACCTGCCAGTCCCCCAGTCCTGGCACTCTTCTCACAAGGTCTCTGCTCTCTGCAGGAAGAGGAGACACTTTCACCATCAATTGTTCAGGCTTTGACCGGTACGGGGTGGATCCTGCTGCCTTCCAAGCAGTGTTTGACAGAAAGGCCTTCCGTCCAGTCGTCAACTACAGCATCCCCACTCATGTCAACATCTCCTTCACTATGTCTGCCATTGTGGAAGTG gacgcACAGCTTCAACTGATGACATCTTTCCTGTGGCTAAACGTG ATCTGGTACAATCCATTCATCAGGTGGAACCCAGAGGAATGTGGAGGCATCAGGAAGATCAGCATAGCAGCTGAGTATCTTTGGCTTCCAGATATCTTCATCGAGGAGTT CATGGATGTGGATCAGACAGCTACAGGTCTCATGGC TATGTCAACAGTGAAGGTCTCATCAAATATGACAAGCCGATGAAGGTGGTCAGCATCTGTAACCTGGACATCTTCTATTTCCCCTTTGATGAACAGAACTGCACGCTCACCTTCAGCTCATTCATCTATACAGGTGAGTA GGGCATGGAGAAGAAAGTGCAGGAGATTTCGAACACATCACAGAACCTCATTCGGAGCAA GGGAGTGGGTACTTTTGGGTATCCACCAGAGAATGATGAAGATGACTGTGGGCACCAACCAGTATGACCAAATCATTTTCTAT gtgGCCATCAGGCGCAGGCCCAGACTCTATGTCATAAACCTCCTGGTGCCCAGTGGCTTTCTGGTTGTTATCGACGCCCTCAGCTTCTATCTGCCGGCAGAAAGCGAGAATCGTGCCCCATTCAAGATGACACTTCTGCTGGGTTACAACGTCTTCCTGCTCATGATGAATGACTTACTCCCAGCAACTGGCACCCCCCTCATCAGTatggcccctccctccatcagGAGACTAAAAgcaaggtgggggg GTGTGTACTTTGCCCTGTGTCTGTCCCTGATGGTGGTCAGCCTGCTGGAGACCATCTTCATCACCTACCTGCTGCATCTGGCcaccacccagcccccacccatgCCTCGGTGGCTCCACTCTCTGCTTCTCTACTGGGCCAGCCCAAGGAAATGCTGCCCCACTGTGCCCCAGAAGGGAAATAAgggcctgggccccacccccacccacctgcctg GTGTGAAGGAGCCCGTGGAGTTGGTGGTGGGGAAGGTGGCAGGTCCCAGAGAGGCAGAGTTAACTGGAAGCCCTGAGTCAAGGGCCCAGGAGGAACAAGAGGCTCAGAGGCAGCCCTTGGTGGACCTGTGGGTGCAGTTCAGCCACATGATGGACACCCTGCTCTTCCGCCTCTACCTACTCTTCATGGCCACCTCCGTGGTCACGGTCATCATCCTCTGGAACACCTAG